From one Luteolibacter sp. SL250 genomic stretch:
- a CDS encoding methyltransferase domain-containing protein, with protein sequence MRRAATVRTSHQELEIWKSDVATEFRVAGAIHASHHRHRFMTGLAWDIIAASALLRPGGPPKSLLMLGLAGGTSLRALRHLLPDCGFTAVDIDGEIVELAREHMDLDATGVRVHVADAYPWLAANRRKFDVVFDDIYLAGKTDVFRPRSWDPALMAHLKRAVAPGGLLAVNLVTGKGHRAMQSLTRRALKEGFPAVRSLVTPGSMNEVLVAGDAVAPASVLEAATGRFPNWRDRMCWDRIKLRYI encoded by the coding sequence ATGCGGCGCGCGGCCACGGTCAGGACATCCCACCAGGAACTCGAGATCTGGAAATCCGACGTGGCCACGGAGTTCCGCGTGGCCGGGGCCATCCATGCGTCCCACCACCGCCACCGGTTCATGACGGGGCTGGCGTGGGACATCATCGCGGCGTCCGCGTTGTTGCGGCCTGGCGGTCCGCCGAAGTCGCTGCTGATGCTGGGGCTGGCGGGCGGCACCTCCCTGCGTGCGCTGCGCCACCTGCTGCCGGATTGCGGGTTCACCGCGGTGGACATCGACGGTGAGATCGTCGAACTGGCGCGGGAGCACATGGATCTGGACGCCACGGGTGTCCGCGTCCACGTGGCGGATGCCTACCCGTGGCTGGCGGCCAACCGCCGGAAGTTCGACGTGGTTTTCGATGACATCTATCTGGCGGGAAAGACGGACGTCTTCCGCCCGCGGAGCTGGGATCCGGCGTTGATGGCGCACCTGAAACGGGCCGTCGCTCCCGGTGGTCTGCTGGCGGTGAACCTGGTCACGGGCAAGGGCCACCGGGCCATGCAGTCGCTCACCCGCCGGGCGTTGAAGGAAGGCTTTCCCGCCGTGCGCTCCCTGGTCACGCCGGGGAGCATGAACGAGGTGCTGGTGGCCGGGGATGCGGTGGCGCCCGCGTCCGTGCTGGAGGCTGCCACGGGCCGGTTCCCCAACTGGCGGGACCGCATGTGCTGGGACAGGATCAAACTACGATACATCTAG
- the panC gene encoding pantoate--beta-alanine ligase: MEVIATKAEVRRTLRAAGKPVVLVPTMGALHEGHLSLIRRAREIAGPQGTVAVSIFVNPIQFDRASDLEAYPRPMESDLAACRAEGVDVVFAPGAGEMYEADRSVTVTESVLSKDLCGAARPGHFDGVCTVVLKLFLITGCEAAVFGEKDFQQLAVIHRMVRDLDVPVEIIAHETVREQDGLAMSSRNVRLTPEQRAAAPRIRFALAAARNSHSRDAREIIAIARREIMASHPTHIDYLELVDEESLHPVETVERPATLAAAVFFGDVRLIDHIRVEPHGA; this comes from the coding sequence ATGGAAGTCATCGCGACGAAGGCGGAGGTCAGGCGGACGCTGCGTGCGGCGGGAAAGCCGGTGGTGCTGGTGCCCACCATGGGCGCGCTGCATGAGGGCCACCTCTCGCTCATCCGGCGGGCGCGGGAGATCGCGGGGCCGCAGGGCACGGTGGCGGTTTCCATTTTCGTGAACCCCATCCAGTTCGACCGTGCGTCCGACCTGGAGGCATACCCGCGCCCCATGGAGAGTGACCTGGCGGCCTGCCGTGCGGAGGGCGTGGACGTCGTCTTCGCCCCGGGGGCGGGGGAGATGTATGAGGCGGACCGCTCCGTGACGGTGACGGAAAGCGTGCTTTCAAAGGACCTCTGCGGCGCGGCGCGGCCCGGCCATTTCGACGGCGTGTGCACGGTCGTGCTGAAGCTTTTCCTCATCACCGGATGTGAGGCGGCGGTCTTCGGGGAAAAGGATTTCCAGCAGCTCGCGGTGATCCACCGGATGGTCCGGGACCTGGATGTGCCGGTGGAGATCATCGCCCATGAGACGGTGCGGGAGCAGGACGGGCTGGCGATGTCATCCCGCAACGTGCGGCTCACCCCGGAGCAACGGGCGGCGGCGCCGCGCATCCGCTTCGCCCTGGCGGCGGCGCGGAACTCTCACAGCCGGGATGCGCGGGAAATCATCGCCATTGCCCGGCGGGAAATCATGGCATCCCATCCGACCCACATCGACTACCTGGAACTGGTGGATGAGGAGAGCCTGCATCCGGTGGAGACGGTGGAGCGTCCGGCCACACTGGCGGCGGCTGTGTTTTTCGGGGATGTGAGGTTGATCGACCACATCCGGGTGGAGCCGCATGGAGCGTGA
- a CDS encoding alpha/beta hydrolase-fold protein: MRPLIISLLLSAGCFAGLPDPLMQADGTKITTKEQWEKSLRAETLRKFRENIYGVTPVGKPEGFKAVVTKEVPDALDGAATVKFIEISFNTPKGERKIRPVVVLPNKAEKPTAAFLLINNRKPDLLDPDNPNGFFPVREIVARGYAAVGFHYGDVDVDKKDGYQGGVRFQYDPEKPADDAWACVAAWAWGASRVLDYIGSEPRIDAKKVAVVGHSRGGKTALWAGAEDPRFALVISNDSGCTGAAISRGKVGESVKKINELFPHWFNTNYKKFGGKEDELPVDQHQLVALIAPRHAYVASAIEDTWADPKSEFRSCVEAAPVYALYGMKTTGTAEFPAIGTPLHTGQVGYHVRAGNHDLKLVDWQNFMDFADLKGFR; this comes from the coding sequence ATGCGTCCGCTCATCATTTCATTGCTCCTTTCCGCAGGGTGTTTCGCCGGGCTGCCGGACCCGCTCATGCAGGCCGACGGCACGAAGATCACCACCAAGGAACAATGGGAGAAGTCCCTGCGCGCGGAGACGCTGCGGAAGTTCCGCGAGAACATCTACGGCGTCACCCCCGTCGGAAAGCCGGAGGGCTTCAAAGCCGTGGTGACAAAGGAAGTGCCGGACGCGCTCGATGGAGCCGCCACCGTGAAGTTCATCGAGATTTCCTTCAACACGCCGAAGGGCGAGCGGAAGATCCGCCCCGTGGTGGTGCTGCCGAACAAGGCGGAAAAACCCACCGCCGCCTTCCTCCTCATCAACAACCGCAAGCCGGACCTGCTGGACCCTGACAATCCCAACGGGTTCTTCCCCGTGCGCGAGATCGTCGCACGCGGCTACGCCGCCGTCGGCTTCCACTATGGGGATGTGGATGTGGACAAGAAGGACGGTTACCAGGGCGGCGTGCGTTTCCAGTATGACCCGGAGAAACCCGCTGACGATGCCTGGGCCTGCGTGGCCGCATGGGCGTGGGGTGCGTCGCGCGTGCTCGACTACATCGGGAGTGAGCCTCGCATCGACGCGAAGAAGGTCGCCGTGGTCGGCCACTCGCGCGGTGGAAAGACCGCCCTCTGGGCCGGTGCGGAGGACCCGCGGTTCGCGCTCGTCATTTCAAACGATTCCGGCTGCACCGGCGCCGCCATCTCCCGCGGCAAGGTGGGTGAGTCCGTGAAGAAGATCAACGAGCTGTTCCCCCACTGGTTCAACACGAACTACAAGAAATTCGGCGGCAAGGAGGATGAACTGCCCGTGGACCAGCACCAGCTCGTCGCGCTCATCGCCCCGCGCCATGCCTATGTTGCCAGCGCCATCGAAGACACCTGGGCGGATCCGAAGTCGGAGTTCCGCTCCTGCGTGGAGGCCGCGCCCGTCTATGCGCTCTACGGCATGAAGACCACCGGCACCGCGGAGTTCCCCGCCATCGGCACGCCGCTGCACACCGGCCAGGTGGGCTATCACGTGCGCGCCGGGAACCACGACCTGAAGCTCGTGGACTGGCAGAACTTCATGGATTTCGCCGACCTGAAAGGATTTCGTTAG
- a CDS encoding acyloxyacyl hydrolase, whose amino-acid sequence MKALLFLSAPLLLATTAAAHPADEWEFVVESGYLWNVGDNTSIDYEIIPTQLTFRSPTMWTWFSGDDGSRLVVRNRFAAIFETVTVGPEDYYIGLSAAPSIEYWFPSETTSIFFSIGGGVGLTNSTDVFDGQGQDFTFNWFSQLGVRQQITKDLSLLGGAYFVHHSNGGQTSPNPGIDALGFTIGLGMKF is encoded by the coding sequence ATGAAAGCTCTCCTCTTCCTCTCCGCCCCGCTGTTGCTGGCCACCACCGCCGCCGCCCATCCGGCGGACGAATGGGAGTTCGTGGTGGAGAGCGGCTACCTGTGGAACGTGGGGGACAACACCTCCATCGACTACGAGATCATCCCCACGCAGCTCACCTTCCGCAGCCCCACCATGTGGACCTGGTTCTCCGGAGATGACGGCTCCCGTCTGGTGGTGCGGAACCGCTTCGCGGCCATCTTTGAAACCGTCACCGTGGGGCCGGAGGACTACTACATCGGCCTCTCCGCCGCGCCTTCCATCGAATATTGGTTCCCGTCGGAGACGACCTCCATCTTCTTTTCCATCGGCGGAGGCGTCGGCCTGACCAACAGCACGGATGTCTTCGACGGGCAGGGCCAGGATTTCACCTTCAACTGGTTCAGCCAGCTCGGCGTGCGCCAGCAGATCACCAAGGACCTGTCGCTGCTGGGCGGCGCGTATTTCGTCCACCACTCCAACGGCGGCCAGACCAGCCCGAACCCGGGTATCGACGCGCTGGGCTTCACCATCGGCCTTGGGATGAAGTTCTGA
- a CDS encoding class I SAM-dependent methyltransferase, whose translation MGNEAVGELYQSRGYPPMSHPSTDPAATSVAAWFAGLRPPHPGTARILEIGCASGHNLLPLAARWPGAICTGADISGEAIAQARRRAEEAGIRNVTFIAADLRELDLSGQEFDFIIAHGVFSWVADDAKKALLELCARHLSPSGTATISFNLWAGWEKRLPVVAAARRVMEEHGVDVVKALAILREVMAEHPDIIGIIDDMLVKGGDILTFDDFAPMNDPWPLDDFAAAAVSCGLRWLGDSNPAENIPSSLDDAAREALAPLVGDPLRMQMTADAMADRTFRSGLLCRADAPLSQRMTTGMAMELAVRPPEVRPSGIAPSLSDFLDALDSFRPDSVPVAEVLEKMGVKDIPATAKTVFQAITRGHLRARTEPVRIARGAERPRLDPFRLLCAREHIPLVDAWHAPCLFTEKIWPLLAEIDGTKTESELSEVARKLCPDLAFPVWLRHLKERGMFQ comes from the coding sequence ATGGGAAACGAAGCGGTCGGGGAACTTTACCAGTCACGCGGCTATCCGCCGATGAGCCATCCATCGACGGATCCGGCGGCGACGTCAGTCGCGGCGTGGTTCGCGGGGCTGCGGCCGCCGCACCCCGGCACCGCCCGTATTCTGGAGATCGGCTGCGCTTCCGGGCACAACCTGCTGCCGCTGGCGGCACGCTGGCCGGGTGCCATCTGCACCGGGGCGGACATCTCCGGGGAGGCCATCGCCCAGGCCCGCAGGCGGGCGGAGGAGGCGGGCATCCGGAACGTGACCTTCATCGCGGCGGATCTGCGGGAGCTGGATCTCTCCGGGCAGGAGTTCGACTTCATCATCGCGCACGGTGTTTTTTCCTGGGTGGCGGATGACGCGAAGAAAGCGCTGCTGGAACTGTGCGCACGGCATCTCAGCCCGTCCGGCACGGCGACCATCAGTTTCAACCTGTGGGCCGGGTGGGAGAAGCGCCTGCCGGTGGTGGCCGCCGCGCGCCGCGTCATGGAGGAGCATGGCGTGGATGTGGTGAAGGCGCTGGCCATCCTCCGCGAAGTGATGGCGGAGCACCCGGACATCATCGGCATTATTGACGACATGCTGGTGAAGGGCGGGGATATCCTGACCTTCGACGACTTCGCGCCCATGAACGACCCGTGGCCGCTGGATGACTTCGCCGCCGCCGCCGTGTCCTGTGGTCTGCGCTGGCTTGGCGATTCCAATCCAGCCGAAAACATCCCGTCGTCACTGGATGACGCCGCGCGGGAAGCGCTGGCCCCGCTGGTGGGCGACCCGCTGCGAATGCAGATGACGGCGGACGCCATGGCGGATCGTACGTTCCGCTCCGGCCTGCTCTGCCGGGCGGACGCGCCGCTTTCGCAAAGGATGACCACCGGCATGGCCATGGAGCTGGCCGTGCGCCCGCCGGAGGTGAGGCCGTCCGGCATCGCGCCGTCGCTCTCGGATTTCCTGGATGCGCTGGATTCTTTCCGCCCGGACAGCGTCCCGGTGGCGGAGGTGCTGGAGAAGATGGGCGTGAAGGATATTCCCGCTACCGCGAAGACGGTGTTCCAAGCCATCACCCGCGGCCACCTGCGGGCGCGGACGGAGCCGGTGAGGATCGCACGGGGAGCGGAGCGCCCCCGGCTCGATCCGTTCCGCCTGCTCTGTGCGCGGGAGCACATCCCGCTGGTGGACGCGTGGCACGCGCCCTGTCTCTTCACGGAAAAGATCTGGCCGCTGCTCGCGGAAATCGACGGCACGAAGACGGAGTCGGAGCTTTCGGAGGTCGCGCGGAAGCTCTGCCCGGACCTCGCGTTCCCGGTGTGGCTGCGACATCTGAAGGAGCGCGGGATGTTCCAGTAA